From a region of the Aeoliella mucimassa genome:
- a CDS encoding sigma-54-dependent Fis family transcriptional regulator, whose amino-acid sequence MMAFDFSILLADLLGCADETALHQVIVRRFVELPGVKIAALVASQPPEWVVTASAGHPAGQLQTELAAEALDSGNVCTAGEWRAVPLDLFKEPNSSPTVLMISGTAEFDWTSLASGISAACSLMRSRRRESRHARRLQALLEITHQWAQTDNTETLLNRMAEAATELFDCDRATIFLWDRPHRTLVGRPALGMENNELRVPDTAGVVGRVVQSGQPERVDRTDDRAVIHSQVDKESGYTTETILCVPLLSPDKETLGAFEVLNKRAGNFTADDLTGLTELAAYAAVSLDNTQQWEQLLVRHQLLVDEAADKVQMIGECPAIEALRSTVAKVAAADLAVLVLGENGTGKEVVAQSLHYRSPRRSEPLIAVNCAALTETLLESELFGHEKGAFTGATESRAGKFEVASGGTLFLDEIGDMSLGGQAKLLRALEQKEVVRVGGHETISTDVRVVAATNQNLAELVREKKFREDLYFRLNVVTLELPPLRERGDDIILLADFFLRQLCQKQGRKPPRLTAAAKKRLVAHRWPGNVRELRNLMERVAYLAAGDKVEAEDLAFTLSPGAASGPGVETGLPLAEATHDFQSDYIRRTIEQVRGNVTEAAKLLGVHRSNLYRKMRALGMEAEED is encoded by the coding sequence ATGATGGCATTTGATTTTTCGATACTGCTCGCGGATTTACTTGGCTGCGCCGACGAAACGGCGTTGCATCAGGTCATCGTCCGGCGGTTTGTAGAACTACCAGGTGTCAAAATCGCGGCGCTCGTGGCTTCGCAACCGCCCGAGTGGGTCGTAACCGCCAGCGCCGGACACCCGGCCGGTCAACTACAGACCGAGCTGGCCGCCGAGGCACTCGACTCGGGCAACGTCTGCACCGCGGGAGAATGGCGGGCGGTTCCGCTCGATCTGTTCAAAGAGCCGAATAGCTCGCCCACGGTGCTCATGATCTCAGGCACCGCCGAGTTCGATTGGACTTCACTCGCTTCCGGCATCTCCGCAGCCTGCAGCTTGATGCGGAGTCGCCGTCGCGAAAGTCGGCACGCGCGACGCTTGCAGGCTCTGCTCGAAATCACCCATCAATGGGCGCAAACCGACAACACCGAGACGCTGCTTAACCGCATGGCCGAAGCGGCGACCGAACTGTTCGATTGCGATCGAGCGACGATCTTCCTGTGGGATCGGCCTCATCGCACCCTGGTGGGCCGGCCCGCGCTGGGCATGGAGAACAACGAGCTTCGCGTGCCCGACACCGCCGGCGTCGTCGGCCGCGTGGTCCAAAGCGGTCAGCCTGAGCGGGTCGATCGCACCGACGATCGCGCGGTGATTCATAGCCAAGTCGATAAGGAGTCGGGCTACACCACCGAAACCATCTTGTGCGTTCCGCTCCTTTCGCCCGACAAAGAGACGCTCGGTGCGTTCGAGGTGCTAAATAAACGCGCGGGAAACTTCACCGCCGACGACCTGACAGGGCTTACGGAGCTTGCCGCTTACGCAGCAGTGTCGCTCGACAACACGCAGCAGTGGGAGCAACTGCTCGTTCGCCATCAATTGCTGGTCGACGAAGCGGCCGACAAGGTTCAGATGATCGGCGAGTGCCCCGCCATCGAGGCGTTACGATCCACTGTGGCCAAAGTGGCGGCGGCCGATCTCGCGGTGCTCGTGCTCGGTGAGAACGGCACCGGCAAGGAGGTAGTCGCCCAGTCGCTGCACTACCGCAGCCCTCGCCGAAGCGAACCACTGATCGCAGTGAACTGCGCCGCGCTCACCGAAACACTGCTGGAGAGCGAGCTGTTCGGACACGAAAAGGGAGCCTTCACCGGAGCGACCGAGTCGCGCGCTGGTAAGTTTGAAGTCGCGTCGGGCGGTACGTTGTTCCTCGACGAAATTGGCGACATGAGCCTTGGGGGACAAGCCAAACTATTGCGGGCGCTGGAACAGAAGGAAGTGGTGCGAGTCGGTGGACACGAGACCATTTCGACCGATGTGCGCGTCGTCGCAGCGACCAATCAGAATCTGGCGGAACTCGTCCGCGAGAAGAAGTTTCGCGAAGACCTGTACTTCCGCCTGAACGTGGTGACGCTCGAATTGCCACCGCTTCGCGAACGTGGCGACGACATCATTCTGCTGGCCGACTTTTTTCTACGTCAGCTCTGTCAGAAACAAGGACGCAAACCACCACGGCTTACCGCGGCGGCAAAGAAGCGTTTGGTCGCGCATCGCTGGCCGGGCAACGTTCGCGAACTTCGCAATCTGATGGAACGGGTTGCCTATCTGGCAGCTGGCGACAAAGTGGAAGCCGAAGACCTGGCGTTCACGCTTTCGCCTGGCGCCGCTAGCGGTCCTGGTGTCGAAACCGGGTTGCCGCTCGCCGAAGCGACGCACGACTTTCAGTCGGATTACATCCGCCGCACCATCGAACAGGTTCGCGGCAACGTAACCGAAGCGGCAAAGCTGCTGGGGGTTCATCGCTCGAATCTGTATCGCAAGATGCGAGCACTCGGCATGGAAGCAGAGGAGGACTAA
- a CDS encoding enoyl-ACP reductase FabI — MFEGKRGLITGVFNKQSIAWAIAERIMQNGGVCGFSYMPDKPDDERKKNLNRIQKLTDGLENVAFLQPMDATKDDQIEAVMDTCKEKFGQLDFVLHSIAYAPPEDLKGSTIDTSREGFKMAMEISAYSLLAISKAAQPLLKEGSTILTLTYFGGEKAVPGYNIMGVCKAALDSIVKYLAFDLGADGVRVNALSAGPIQTVSGRGAGVDEMLGLYEGVAPLGRNVTHDETGKSGAFLLSEMSSGITGEILHLDSGYNMMGSPGRLLDRFRKQ, encoded by the coding sequence ATGTTCGAAGGAAAACGCGGCCTGATCACCGGCGTCTTTAACAAGCAATCCATTGCTTGGGCGATTGCCGAACGCATTATGCAGAATGGCGGCGTTTGTGGTTTTTCGTACATGCCCGACAAGCCAGATGATGAGCGCAAGAAGAACCTGAATCGCATTCAAAAGCTCACCGATGGGCTTGAGAATGTCGCCTTCCTGCAGCCGATGGATGCGACGAAGGACGATCAGATCGAAGCAGTGATGGACACCTGCAAAGAGAAATTCGGTCAACTTGATTTCGTGCTTCATTCGATTGCTTATGCTCCTCCAGAGGATCTCAAAGGTTCGACCATCGACACCAGCCGCGAAGGCTTCAAGATGGCGATGGAGATCAGTGCTTATAGTTTGCTCGCGATTTCAAAGGCGGCTCAGCCATTGCTCAAGGAAGGCTCGACCATCCTGACTCTCACCTACTTCGGCGGTGAGAAGGCGGTGCCGGGCTACAACATCATGGGCGTCTGCAAGGCGGCTTTGGATTCGATTGTTAAGTACCTGGCTTTCGATTTGGGTGCGGATGGTGTTCGTGTAAATGCACTAAGCGCCGGGCCGATCCAGACCGTTAGCGGCCGGGGTGCCGGGGTCGACGAAATGCTCGGCCTGTACGAGGGAGTCGCTCCCTTAGGGCGGAACGTCACTCACGACGAGACCGGCAAAAGCGGTGCGTTCCTACTCTCGGAGATGTCGAGCGGCATCACCGGCGAAATCCTGCATCTCGATAGCGGATACAATATGATGGGTTCGCCCGGTCGATTGCTCGATCGGTTTCGCAAGCAATAA
- a CDS encoding MerR family transcriptional regulator, with protein MERKFTPKQVARALGVGESSVKRWVDCGKVEAVKTAGGHRKLALSAVVRLAREQGYRIIRPEVLGLAAKSAKCELKDVHEPLLEALTAGDEGASQAIIEPLYHAGHSIVELADFVIAPVFHELGHRWERGELSVHQERRACEIAVATLHNLRRMLPLAIAGAPKALITTPSGDHSELPARLVELVLREKGWDAKILGIALPLEEIRDAVEHHAPQLSLLSLTHIDHPERFIEQANEKLLDPTAEITRWIVGGQAIPVELQPNLSCTRYSTSMTDLACTAAKLQAELKQA; from the coding sequence ATGGAACGAAAATTTACGCCCAAGCAAGTCGCCCGAGCGCTTGGCGTTGGTGAATCTTCGGTCAAACGATGGGTGGATTGCGGCAAAGTCGAAGCCGTAAAAACCGCAGGTGGCCACCGCAAACTGGCCCTCTCGGCCGTGGTGCGACTCGCCCGCGAACAGGGTTACCGCATCATCCGCCCTGAAGTGCTCGGCCTGGCTGCGAAGAGTGCCAAGTGCGAGCTGAAGGATGTTCACGAGCCGCTGCTAGAAGCCCTGACCGCTGGCGACGAAGGAGCCAGTCAGGCGATTATCGAACCGCTGTACCACGCAGGGCATTCCATCGTGGAGCTGGCCGATTTCGTGATCGCACCGGTGTTCCACGAGCTTGGCCATCGCTGGGAGCGGGGCGAACTAAGCGTGCATCAAGAACGTCGGGCGTGCGAGATCGCGGTCGCGACACTGCACAACTTGCGTCGCATGTTACCGCTTGCAATAGCCGGTGCCCCTAAGGCATTGATCACGACCCCCTCGGGGGATCACTCGGAACTCCCCGCCCGACTCGTGGAACTCGTGCTGCGAGAGAAAGGCTGGGACGCCAAAATCCTCGGTATCGCACTTCCGCTGGAAGAGATTCGCGATGCGGTAGAGCATCACGCTCCGCAACTATCACTACTCAGCCTGACCCACATCGATCACCCCGAAAGGTTCATCGAGCAAGCAAATGAAAAGCTGCTTGATCCCACTGCGGAGATTACCCGCTGGATCGTCGGCGGTCAGGCCATTCCGGTTGAGTTACAACCCAACTTATCTTGTACGCGGTACAGCACATCGATGACTGATCTGGCATGTACTGCGGCAAAACTGCAAGCCGAGCTGAAGCAGGCTTAG